A window from Aquabacterium sp. NJ1 encodes these proteins:
- the lpxA gene encoding acyl-ACP--UDP-N-acetylglucosamine O-acyltransferase, with protein sequence MASIHPTAIVDPQARLADSVSVGAYTTIGPHVTIGEGSSVGSHCVIEGHTTIGRDNRIFQFASLGAAPQDKKYAGEPTKLIIGDRNTIREFTTFNTGTVQDKGVTQIGDDNWIMAYVHVAHDCVIGNDNVIANSVQFAGHVTVGNHTLIGGISGVHQFVRIGDFAMLGFQTRLSQDLPPFVQAAGNPAQAQNVHQEGPRRRGYSAERLSTLKQMYKLLYRKGLTLEASKAEIAALRGQVPEADADIDMMLAFLADASRGIVR encoded by the coding sequence ATGGCAAGCATTCACCCAACCGCCATCGTTGACCCGCAGGCCAGGCTGGCCGATTCGGTCTCGGTGGGCGCCTACACGACCATCGGGCCCCATGTCACCATCGGTGAAGGCTCGTCGGTCGGCTCGCATTGCGTGATCGAGGGCCACACCACGATCGGGCGCGACAACCGCATCTTCCAGTTCGCCTCGCTGGGCGCTGCCCCACAAGACAAGAAGTACGCGGGCGAGCCCACCAAACTGATCATTGGTGACCGCAACACCATCCGCGAATTCACCACCTTCAACACCGGTACGGTGCAGGACAAGGGTGTCACGCAGATCGGCGATGACAACTGGATCATGGCCTATGTGCACGTGGCGCATGACTGCGTGATCGGCAACGACAACGTGATCGCCAACTCCGTGCAGTTCGCCGGCCACGTGACCGTGGGCAACCACACGCTGATCGGTGGCATCAGTGGTGTGCACCAGTTCGTGCGCATTGGCGACTTCGCCATGCTGGGTTTCCAGACCCGCTTGTCGCAAGACTTGCCGCCCTTCGTGCAAGCCGCAGGCAACCCAGCCCAAGCCCAGAACGTGCACCAGGAAGGCCCTCGCCGCCGCGGTTATTCAGCCGAGCGTCTGAGCACGCTCAAGCAGATGTACAAGCTGCTGTACCGCAAGGGGCTGACGCTGGAGGCATCCAAGGCCGAGATCGCTGCGCTGCGTGGGCAGGTGCCTGAAGCAGATGCCGACATCGACATGATGCTGGCCTTTCTGGCGGATGCCTCGCGCGGCATCGTGCGTTGA